One Granulicella sp. 5B5 DNA window includes the following coding sequences:
- a CDS encoding GH92 family glycosyl hydrolase, whose protein sequence is MAAHDLYRIKPTLKLHLLTNGFILGYVLISCLSAQAQQHAFAQKNDAVDWVNPYIGTGSGPIGYGGTMPFVTPPFGMTDWTPQTRQNRLSIVSYNYADKTISGFIGTHQPAIWMGDYGYVTLVPEVDSLKITSQERALPFSHSDEVVHPDYYAVTEQAAPARPLRTEMTATARCAYMRLTFPASNKAILMVEASRPGFAGFAKVDPAKHEIVGYNPARTDANLGPLKLPHFKGYFVVQFRKAFAASGTFGPNGPISAQSIGAYAQFVTRDREVIEVRVGTSFISVEQARENLAKEIPIWDFDEVRAQLHREWLNKLDRVTLDGASQDQRHIVYTALYHALLYPRIFSEYGHYYSAFDDQVHTGESYTAYSIWDTFRAEFSLLTLLAPERINGMITALLQNYKEGGWMPKWPNPSYTNIMIGTHADSLVAEAMRKGFKGFDYNVAWDAVYKDAMTPPDGDTTRRWSDREPDTPYEARGGLTYLKRLGYVPADKTAESASRTLEDSYDDWCVSQIARMLGKTRDADYFQNRAHDYENIFNNSTGFMQARNSDGSWAAPDAGWTEGNTWVYTWAVMQDIPGLMKLMGGKDIYNARLDQHFTGGHNIHKNEPSHHYGYLYDYSGEPWKTQAKVREIANAEYANLPAGLDGDDDCGQMSAWYLFTALGFYPVTPASGNYMIGSPIFSRMSMRLANGRQFTIIADNNSDANRYIQSATLNGKPLNKPVITYEDIMSGSMLHLQMGSSPSQWAAQWSPSPLPGSPIGLKPNQMAAH, encoded by the coding sequence ATGGCCGCGCATGATCTCTATCGAATCAAGCCCACACTAAAACTCCATCTCCTCACAAACGGATTCATTCTTGGATACGTTCTCATCAGCTGCCTTTCAGCACAGGCGCAACAGCACGCCTTCGCGCAAAAGAACGATGCGGTCGACTGGGTCAATCCCTACATAGGCACTGGCTCTGGCCCTATCGGCTATGGAGGCACCATGCCCTTTGTCACGCCGCCGTTCGGCATGACAGACTGGACGCCGCAAACGCGTCAGAACAGACTGAGCATCGTCTCCTACAACTACGCCGACAAAACCATCTCCGGCTTCATCGGAACTCATCAACCCGCAATCTGGATGGGCGACTACGGCTACGTCACGCTGGTGCCTGAGGTCGACTCGCTCAAGATCACATCGCAGGAGCGTGCGCTGCCATTCTCACACAGCGATGAGGTCGTGCATCCGGACTACTACGCTGTCACCGAACAGGCTGCACCGGCGCGCCCCTTGCGTACAGAGATGACCGCAACCGCGCGCTGCGCTTACATGCGGTTAACCTTCCCTGCGAGCAACAAAGCCATCCTCATGGTTGAGGCCTCGCGCCCCGGATTCGCCGGCTTCGCAAAGGTCGATCCCGCAAAGCACGAGATCGTCGGCTACAACCCAGCGCGCACCGACGCAAACCTTGGGCCCTTGAAATTGCCGCACTTCAAGGGATACTTCGTCGTTCAGTTTCGCAAAGCATTTGCCGCGTCCGGCACCTTTGGCCCGAACGGGCCAATCTCGGCGCAATCAATAGGAGCCTACGCACAATTCGTCACGCGTGATCGTGAGGTCATTGAAGTCCGCGTCGGCACATCCTTTATCAGCGTCGAGCAGGCACGAGAAAATCTCGCCAAAGAGATCCCCATTTGGGACTTCGATGAGGTCCGCGCGCAACTCCATCGCGAGTGGCTGAACAAGCTCGACCGCGTCACCCTCGACGGCGCCTCCCAAGACCAGCGACATATTGTCTACACCGCGCTCTACCATGCTCTGCTCTATCCACGCATCTTCTCCGAGTACGGCCACTACTACAGCGCGTTCGACGATCAGGTCCACACCGGCGAGTCCTACACCGCCTACTCCATCTGGGACACCTTCCGCGCGGAGTTCAGCCTGCTGACGCTCCTCGCCCCCGAGCGCATCAACGGAATGATCACCGCCCTCCTTCAGAATTACAAAGAAGGCGGCTGGATGCCGAAGTGGCCGAACCCGTCCTACACCAACATCATGATCGGTACTCACGCCGACTCGCTTGTGGCTGAAGCAATGCGCAAAGGTTTCAAGGGCTTCGACTACAACGTCGCGTGGGACGCCGTCTACAAAGACGCGATGACACCGCCCGACGGCGACACCACGCGCCGCTGGTCCGATCGCGAACCCGACACACCCTACGAAGCGCGCGGCGGTCTCACCTACCTCAAGCGACTCGGCTATGTCCCCGCGGACAAGACCGCTGAGTCCGCCTCGCGCACTCTTGAGGACTCCTACGACGACTGGTGCGTCTCGCAAATCGCGCGCATGTTGGGCAAGACCAGGGACGCCGACTACTTCCAGAACCGCGCGCACGACTACGAAAACATCTTCAATAACTCGACCGGATTCATGCAGGCAAGAAACTCGGATGGTTCCTGGGCTGCTCCCGATGCCGGTTGGACGGAGGGCAACACCTGGGTCTACACCTGGGCCGTCATGCAGGACATCCCCGGCCTCATGAAGTTGATGGGCGGCAAAGATATCTACAACGCCAGACTCGACCAGCACTTCACAGGCGGCCACAACATCCACAAGAATGAGCCCAGCCACCACTACGGCTATCTCTACGACTACAGCGGAGAACCATGGAAAACACAAGCCAAAGTACGCGAGATCGCAAACGCAGAGTACGCGAACCTACCCGCCGGTCTCGATGGTGATGATGACTGCGGCCAGATGTCAGCCTGGTATCTCTTCACCGCCCTCGGCTTTTACCCAGTCACACCCGCATCCGGCAACTACATGATCGGCAGCCCCATCTTCTCGCGCATGAGCATGCGTCTTGCAAACGGAAGGCAGTTCACCATCATCGCCGACAACAACAGCGATGCCAACCGTTACATCCAATCTGCAACCTTGAACGGCAAACCTCTCAACAAGCCGGTCATCACCTACGAAGACATCATGAGCGGGTCAATGCTCCACCTTCAGATGGGCAGCTCACCTTCGCAGTGGGCGGCGCAATGGTCTCCGTCACCTCTCCCCGGTTCTCCAATTGGCCTCAAGCCAAACCAGATGGCCGCACACTAG
- a CDS encoding LacI family DNA-binding transcriptional regulator: MRKPSPVRKATLVDVARAAGVGPMTVSRTINGHPYVSEATAKRVQAAIQKLGYRPNQAARMLTGQLSKSIGLIVPNVADPFFSVVSRAVQRAASSAGYTVWLAVSDCDPVTEAAEIEQMTNHPVDGIVLAPVNSRSKHLKALAEGPTPVVTIDRSIEIASTDSVEVENRTGAHLAIEHLRHHGYKRIYCVATDFHLRSIRLRVEAYEEYMHRERLTPRKLILSDTGAALPWLKSLFDSRYPPQALFATNNACTIAVIEVLQTLGIQIGKDVALVGFDDVSFYPLIRPAITAINQPVAELGRTATRLLLDRVHHHGPTEKVRVILPVSLITRESCGCKRRA, translated from the coding sequence ATGCGCAAGCCTTCACCAGTAAGAAAAGCAACACTCGTTGACGTCGCCCGGGCTGCCGGGGTCGGGCCAATGACGGTCTCCCGTACCATCAACGGTCACCCCTATGTCTCTGAAGCCACTGCAAAGCGTGTACAAGCGGCGATCCAGAAGCTGGGCTACCGTCCCAATCAGGCTGCCCGAATGCTCACCGGTCAGCTCTCGAAGTCCATTGGATTGATCGTGCCGAATGTTGCTGACCCCTTTTTCTCCGTAGTCAGTCGCGCTGTACAGCGGGCAGCTAGTTCAGCGGGGTATACAGTCTGGCTTGCCGTATCGGACTGCGACCCTGTCACGGAAGCCGCCGAGATTGAGCAGATGACCAACCATCCTGTCGATGGCATCGTTCTCGCGCCTGTGAATAGTCGCAGTAAGCATCTGAAGGCCCTGGCCGAAGGTCCCACCCCCGTTGTCACCATCGACCGCTCCATCGAGATCGCCTCGACCGATTCCGTCGAAGTTGAGAACCGGACCGGAGCGCACCTGGCCATCGAGCATCTGAGGCATCATGGCTACAAAAGAATTTATTGTGTCGCAACAGATTTTCATCTTCGTTCCATCCGGCTGCGGGTCGAGGCGTACGAAGAGTACATGCACCGTGAACGGCTCACTCCCCGCAAGCTCATCCTTTCCGATACGGGAGCCGCCCTGCCTTGGCTGAAATCACTCTTTGACTCTCGTTACCCACCGCAGGCGTTGTTCGCCACAAACAACGCCTGCACAATTGCCGTGATCGAAGTTCTCCAAACGCTCGGCATTCAAATCGGCAAAGATGTGGCGCTGGTCGGTTTTGACGACGTTTCTTTCTACCCGCTCATTCGCCCCGCAATCACCGCGATCAACCAGCCGGTAGCCGAGTTAGGGCGCACTGCCACACGATTGTTGCTCGACAGGGTGCATCACCATGGGCCCACAGAGAAAGTTCGCGTCATCTTGCCCGTCTCCCTGATCACACGTGAATCATGCGGTTGCAAGCGGCGAGCATAA